One region of Eupeodes corollae chromosome 1, idEupCoro1.1, whole genome shotgun sequence genomic DNA includes:
- the LOC129943365 gene encoding uncharacterized protein LOC129943365 — MDRKGFKYGELQKGILNKIVRDLENFKKSPKERLTKTHISGRLDKLNDDEKSAKFYHEAIVGGGCLEEGLKLEDLKVIYDKISDIYLDYKAILMESLEKISTPPPAVKLDDKAYIASVSEGQRSAHSEVRLPRIDLPKFDGSYTTWRPFYDRFQALVHNNKSLTDLDRLHFLQSCLTDDAKRFLHNLSVEAANYEKAWTLLKERYDHKRILVHIQMQQLFGQSPLPRETATGLRNLLYTTKECFIALQNMDVPVEKWDIVLIWFINQKLPSATQKLWEESLGDKKELPKFNEFTSFLEKRFRTLEVFDQKDQSTSNYTKFDPAANAKLRFPLKSKVLLAKQKFKPAKPTVTENLICKLCNKEKHSLKRCQQFLNMDTMGRTDVVRRLKVCENCLSYRHFLNECPSPLCCFFCQQRHHSLLHVNQQVQNNNIQRNPAQSSSRFPTQPRATTSNVVQTTMNANAFEFQPNNDAQNTTTLNYHTSYGDRDFSHQVLLATAIVKARSSDGRLHFLRAMIDTGSESSFITEEAAQLLKLKKLKTCVEVSGLGLVSSGTSQNAVQVQIISCHSPFQTALQAFTFKSLTGLLPTQRMVPDTWKHLIGLPLADPHLHVPAPIDLLLGSDVCAQIFLPEIKRPEDGTGPMAQKTELGWIVLGRVSTHPRQQIRSFFQTTDLNLQLQKFWEMEELPFQVHETEENVACEAHFEKYTRRLANGRYQVKMPFKDDTLPKMGSSRQMAYQRFLHLEKKLEANPTLRADYIKCIKEYETLHHMEQISNDDEVLNTPNHFILPHHAVIKESSTTTKTRVVFDAASKDSNGKSLNDYLLVGPKLQTSIIDLVIRWRTHRYTFTADIEKMYRQILVSHPDCFYQIIMWRENRTEPLKLYKLKTVTFGTASAPYLAIKTLQRLAQDEQDKYPVGAKVVREDMYVDDLISGADSMEEARRKRDEAKELLSSAGFNLRKWTANHRDLIEDTLIQDREYDFELPFDLSNHVKTLGIKWFPSCDFFSYKNAQEPNETTTKRTILSTVAKLFDPLGWISPCIITAKIIMQKLWDHGCDWDEEVPAHIKKSWEAFQLELPIIENVRIPRWNRMSPSNKAIELHGFCDASTKAYGAVVYVRVLDNKGAIHNNILLAKTKIAPSKRTITLPRLELCGAVILAQLLQYTRDVLAIPNVRIFAWTDSTIALAWIRTTPSNWTTFVSNRVSEIQRLIGSDCWSHVPTQHNPADLASRGVYPSIMESLDVWWNGPKFLRSMWEFDVPGQVESVETEEERRPVKIHTIQVAEELTSVIIHRISSLHKVIRVIAWWLRYKTNLRAMSLVKKKSNISNVVVTASKLTGPLRVSELEAARTLAIKTAQSEMFSKELKDMQENNKIPKQLQSLNVFIDTNGIMRVGGRLQNSLLPYEAQHPILLNNSHHFTRLVAKDAHKNTLHGGIQQMIAYIRQRFWIGQIRRSVKYQLHHCTTCYRQKAAEMQQLMGNLPAARVRMARPFCHTGVDYAGPIEIKAWKARGSKILKGYFAVFICLTTKAIHLEVVSDLTTQAFLAAFRRFTARRGICKQIYSDCGTNFVGANTELNKMLKDAQHDFKEIAENLANQGTEWHFIPPASPHFGGLWEAGVKSVKYHLKRIVGTERLTFEELTTLLTQIEACLNSRPLCPLSDSIDDLDVLTPAHFLIGESLHAVPQGEIDINITYMDRWKRIQALMETFWSKWSSEYLSRLQQRPKWMKVQENIKIGDIVLIKDERFPPTHWNLARVHETHPGSDGLIRVVTVKTKSGMIKRPIAKVCRLPSNETLEQQTIV; from the coding sequence ATGGACCGTAAAGGTTTTAAATATGGTGAACTCCAAAAAGGAATTCTCAATAAAATAGTGAGagaccttgaaaattttaaaaagtcgcCAAAAGAACGCTTGACAAAGACACACATATCAGGACGCTTAGATAAGTtgaatgatgatgaaaaatCGGCCAAATTTTATCATGAGGCAATTGTTGGTGGAGGTTGTCTGGAAGAAGGCTTAAAATTAGAAGACTTGAAGGTTATATATGACAAAATTAGTGATATTTACCTTGACTATAAAGCCATTTTAATGGAATCATTAGAAAAGATTTCGACGCCTCCACCTGCAGTCAAGTTGGACGACAAAGCTTATATTGCTTCTGTTTCTGAAGGACAGCGATCCGCCCATTCAGAAGTTAGGTTGCCTCGCATCGATCTTCCTAAGTTTGATGGTTCATATACCACCTGGCGGCCATTTTATGACAGATTTCAGGCGCTGGTccacaacaacaaaagtttGACAGATTTAGATAGGCTCCATTTTCTACAGTCTTGTTTAACTGATGACGCAAAACGATTCCTTCATAATTTATCTGTTGAAGCTGCCAATTATGAGAAGGCATGGACACTTTTGAAGGAAAGATATGACCATAAACGCATTCTGGTGCATATCCAAATGCAACAACTTTTTGGACAGTCTCCACTTCCTCGTGAAACTGCCACAGGTTTAAGAAATCTATTGTACACTACAAAAGAATGTTTTATTGCGTTGCAAAATATGGATGTTCCGGTTGAAAAGTGGGACATTGTTCTCATCTGGTTCATTAACCAGAAATTGCCGTCGGCTACTCAAAAGCTGTGGGAAGAAAGTTTAGGTGATAAAAAAGAACTAccaaaattcaatgaatttacctcatttttggaaaaacgttttCGAACTCTTGAGGTTTTCGATCAAAAGGATCAGAGTACTTCAAATTACACCAAATTTGATCCAGCAGCTAATGCGAAACTACGTTTTCCACTGAAGTCCAAGGTTTTACTTGCTAAGCAAAAATTTAAGCCTGCTAAACCAACTGTGACTGAAAATTTAATATGTAAATTATGTAATAAAGAAAAGCATTCCTTGAAAAGatgtcaacaatttttaaatatggatACCATGGGTCGTACAGATGTTGTTCGACGGTTGAAGGTATGTGAAAATTGCCTTTCTTACAGGCATTTCTTAAATGAATGTCCAAGTCCACTATGCTGCTTCTTTTGTCAGCAGAGACATCATTCTTTGTTGCACGTAAACCAACAAGTGCAGAATAACAATATCCAAAGAAATCCCGCACAATCTTCTTCGAGATTTCCAACACAGCCGAGAGCAACTACCTCAAATGTAGTTCAAACAACAATGAATGCAAATGCCTTTGAATTCCAACCCAACAATGATGCTCAAAATACCACCACCTTAAACTATCACACTTCATATGGTGATCGAGATTTCTCTCACCAAGTGCTATTAGCAACCGCTATAGTTAAGGCCCGTTCTTCAGACGGCcggttacattttttaagagccATGATTGATACAGGTTCTGAATCTTCATTTATTACTGAAGAAGCTGCTCAGTTGcttaagttgaaaaaattgaagacatgTGTCGAGGTATCAGGGCTGGGGTTGGTCAGTAGTGGCACATCGCAGAACGCTGTACAGGTACAGATAATATCTTGCCACTCACCGTTTCAAACTGCCTTACAGGCATTCACATTTAAGTCGCTCACTGGCCTTCTACCAACCCAAAGAATGGTGCCTGATACATGGAAACACCTTATTGGACTTCCGTTGGCAGATCCACATCTCCACGTACCAGCACCAATCGATTTACTTTTAGGCAGTGACGTTTGTGCCCAAATATTTCTACCGGAAATTAAACGCCCGGAAGATGGCACCGGACCGATGGCACAAAAAACGGAATTGGGCTGGATTGTACTAGGAAGAGTTTCAACACATCCTCGTCAACAAATCCGCAGTTTCTTTCAAACAACTGATTTGAACCTTCAACTACAGAAGTTTTGGGAAATGGAAGAGTTACCGTTTCAAGTTCATGAGACCGAAGAAAACGTAGCTTGCGAGGcacatttcgaaaaatatactcGACGTTTAGCTAATGGTCGATATCAAGTAAAAATGCCATTCAAAGATGACACGTTGCCAAAGATGGGATCCAGTCGACAGATGGCTTATCAACGTTTTCTTCATCTTGAAAAGAAGCTTGAAGCTAACCCAACTCTTCGAGCTGActacataaaatgtataaaagaatATGAGACGCTCCATCACATGGAGCAGATCAGTAACGATGATGAGGTACTCAACACACCAAACCACTTTATCCTACCACATCATGCTGTGATTAAGGAATCAAGCACAACTACGAAGACTCGAGTTGTTTTTGATGCTGCTTCGAAAGATTCGAATGGAAAATCTCTTAATGATTATCTTCTGGTCGGTCCAAAGCTACAAACATCTATTATAGATCTCGTCATACGATGGCGAACACACCGATATACTTTTACTGCCGACATAGAAAAGATGTACCGACAAATTTTGGTGAGTCATCCAGATTGCTTTTATCAAATCATCATGTGGAGAGAAAACCGAACAGAACCTTTGAAGCTTTACAAGCTCAAGACTGTAACGTTTGGTACAGCAAGTGCTCCTTATTTAGCCATAAAAACCCTACAACGTTTAGCCCAAGATGAACAGGATAAATATCCTGTGGGGGCGAAGGTCGTACGAGAAGATATGTATGTTGATGATTTGATTAGCGGTGCAGATTCTATGGAAGAAGCAAGAAGAAAACGAGATGAAGCAAAAGAACTTTTATCGTCAGCCGGTTTTAATCTACGCAAGTGGACAGCCAATCATAGAGACTTGATTGAAGATACATTAATTCAAGATCGCGAATACGATTTCGAGCTTCCTTTTGATCTGTCCAATCACGTGAAAACTCTTGGCATAAAATGGTTTCCTAGCTGCGATttcttttcatataaaaatgcaCAGGAACCAAATGAAACGACAAcgaaaagaacaattttatcGACCGTCGCCAAGCTTTTCGATCCGCTTGGATGGATTTCACCATGCATAATCACTGCAAAGATTATTATGCAGAAGCTCTGGGATCACGGATGTGATTGGGACGAGGAAGTTCCAGCCCACATCAAGAAAAGTTGGGAAGCCTTTCAGCTAGAACTCCCGATTATAGAAAATGTGAGAATTCCGCGATGGAATCGAATGAGCCCATCAAATAAAGCAATCGAGTTGCATGGCTTCTGCGATGCTTCAACCAAAGCATATGGAGCAGTGGTTTATGTTCGAGTATTAGATAACAAAGGAGCTATCCACAATAACATACTTCTAGCAAAGACGAAGATTGCTCCGAGCAAGCGGACGATCACGTTACCTCGCCTTGAACTTTGCGGTGCAGTCATTTTGGCACAACTTTTGCAATATACTAGAGATGTCTTAGCCATTCCTAATGTTCGCATCTTTGCCTGGACTGATTCTACAATTGCTCTTGCTTGGATTCGAACAACTCCATCAAATTGGACAACATTCGTTTCAAATCGAGTATCCGAAATACAACGATTAATAGGCAGCGATTGTTGGTCTCATGTACCAACACAGCACAATCCAGCTGATCTGGCATCCCGTGGCGTATATCCATCAATTATGGAATCCTTAGATGTCTGGTGGAACGgtccaaaatttttaagatcgaTGTGGGAGTTTGATGTACCCGGTCAAGTTGAAAGTGTTGAAACAGAAGAAGAACGTCGTCCAGTAAAGATCCATACCATTCAAGTTGCTGAAGAACTCACCAGCGTAATTATTCACAGGATCTCGAGCTTACACAAGGTAATTCGAGTAATAGCGTGGTGGCTTCGATACAAAACCAATCTCCGAGCCATGAGTCTGgtcaaaaaaaagtcaaacattAGCAATGTGGTAGTGACTGCCTCGAAACTCACCGGACCATTAAGGGTGTCGGAGTTGGAAGCAGCTCGAACTCTTGCTATCAAAACAGCTCAGAGCGAGATGTTCTCCAAAGAATTGAAAGATAtgcaagaaaataataaaatacccaAACAATTACAATCACTAAATGTATTCATTGATACCAACGGAATTATGAGAGTCGGCGGTCGACTTCAAAACTCACTGCTACCTTATGAGGCGCAGCATCCAATTTTGTTGAATAATAGTCACCATTTCACAAGACTTGTGGCAAAAGACGCTCACAAAAATACCTTGCATGGTGGAATCCAACAAATGATAGCGTACATACGTCAACGATTTTGGATTGGCCAAATTCGAAGAAGTGTGAAGTACCAACTACATCATTGCACGACTTGTTATCGGCAAAAGGCTGCAGAGATGCAGCAACTGATGGGAAATTTACCAGCTGCAAGAGTTCGTATGGCCAGACCATTTTGTCACACGGGCGTTGACTACGCAGGACCCATCGAAATCAAAGCCTGGAAGGCACGCGGCAGTAAAATCCTGAAAGGATATTTCGCTGTCTTTATATGCCTGACAACAAAAGCTATACATTTAGAAGTCGTTTCAGACTTGACGACACAAGCATTTTTGGCAGCATTTAGAAGATTTACTGCCAGACGGggaatttgcaaacaaatttatagTGATTGTGGTACGAACTTTGTTGGAGCAAATACTGaactaaacaaaatgttaaaagatgCACAACATGATTTTAAGGAAATCGCGGAAAACCTTGCAAATCAAGGTACGGAATGGCATTTTATTCCTCCCGCTTCTCCTCACTTCGGTGGATTGTGGGAAGCTGGTGTGAAGTCGGTCAAGTACCATTTAAAACGGATCGTTGGAACAGAGAGATTAACTTTTGAAGAGCTCACAACACTTCTAACTCAAATAGAAGCGTGCTTGAATTCGAGACCTTTGTGTCCTCTTTCCGATAGCATTGATGATTTAGATGTGTTAACCCCAGCACATTTTTTAATCGGCGAATCCCTTCATGCTGTGCCACAAGGTGAAATTGACATCAACATCACGTATATGGATAGATGGAAGCGAATCCAAGCGTTAATGGAGACATTTTGGAGTAAATGGAGTTCCGAATACCTATCCCGGCTTCAACAGCGTCCGAAGTGGATGAAAGtccaagaaaatatcaaaattggaGATATCGTTTTGATCAAAGATGAAAGATTTCCACCGACTCATTGGAACCTAGCTCGCGTTCACGAAACTCATCCGGGATCCGATGGATTAATTCGTGTTGTTACAGTAAAAACCAAATCCGGAATGATAAAACGGCCCATCGCAAAAGTTTGTCGTTTGCCATCGAATGAAACACTTGAACAACAAACAAtcgtttaa